The sequence CAAAGGTTCCACCACGCTCCGAAATATAATCTTTCAAAACTTCAGGAGAATCATTGGTTGGATCTACACTGAAAGAAACTAGCTCTGCATCAATTCCGGCATCGTCTAATTGTTTTTGCAATCGTGCCATATTAGCTGTCATAGGTGGACAAACCGTCTCGCAATTAGTGAATATCATATCGGCTATCCAAAATTTTCCTTCTAAATCACTTTTTGAAAAACTTTCACCGTCTTGATCAGTGAATGTAAAGTTTTGAACTTCGTACGAAAAATCACCTTCATATTTGTTACCGCATCCAACTAAAATAAAGAGCAGTGCCAGTGACACCAGCAACGTTTTTTTCATCCTAATCACTCCTGTCTTACATTTGTTTTAATTGATAAATTGTCATTTCAGGTTTACACAAGAAACGGTAAGGTAACCTGGTAGTGCCGAGTCCCCGACTGACATATAATTGCATT is a genomic window of Gracilibacillus salinarum containing:
- a CDS encoding SCO family protein, with translation MKKTLLVSLALLFILVGCGNKYEGDFSYEVQNFTFTDQDGESFSKSDLEGKFWIADMIFTNCETVCPPMTANMARLQKQLDDAGIDAELVSFSVDPTNDSPEVLKDYISERGGTFDNWHALTGYTDDEIKSFTENSFKAFVENPENDDQVIHSTTFYLVSPDGNAIKGYNGQKADNMKKIVEDIQSMN